Proteins encoded by one window of Cystobacter ferrugineus:
- the meaB gene encoding methylmalonyl Co-A mutase-associated GTPase MeaB: MKPLTADTYVEGVRSGDRAMLARAITLVESEHPRHAALAQEVLARLLPHTGGSRRVGISGVPGVGKSTFIDALGMHLVGQGRRVAVLAIDPSSTVTGGSILGDKTRMARLSREPSAYIRPSPSSGTLGGVARKTRETLLLCEAAGFDVVLVETVGVGQSETVVTDLVDFYLVLMLAGAGDELQGIKRGILEVADMVAINKADGDNTPRALRAQAQYRAALHLMRAGAEPEVLTCSALEGTGIAALWSSIETHLGTRSASGELARRRRSQQVDWMWGMIQDGLRAALRAHPEVAALIPALENEVREGHVTPTSAALRVLNCFLPKPPA; this comes from the coding sequence GTGAAGCCACTCACGGCGGACACCTACGTGGAGGGCGTGCGCTCGGGCGACCGCGCCATGCTCGCCCGTGCCATCACCCTGGTGGAGAGCGAGCACCCGCGTCACGCGGCGCTCGCGCAGGAGGTGCTCGCGCGGCTGCTGCCCCATACGGGAGGCAGCCGGCGCGTGGGCATCAGCGGCGTGCCGGGCGTGGGCAAGAGCACGTTCATCGACGCCCTGGGCATGCACCTGGTGGGGCAGGGCAGACGCGTCGCGGTGCTCGCCATCGATCCGTCGAGCACCGTCACCGGCGGCAGCATCCTGGGTGACAAGACGCGCATGGCCCGGCTGTCGCGCGAGCCCTCGGCCTACATCCGCCCGAGCCCCTCGAGCGGCACCCTGGGCGGCGTGGCGCGCAAGACGCGCGAGACGTTGCTGCTGTGCGAGGCCGCCGGCTTCGACGTGGTGCTGGTGGAGACGGTGGGGGTGGGGCAGTCGGAGACGGTCGTCACGGACCTGGTGGACTTCTACCTGGTGCTCATGCTCGCCGGCGCGGGCGACGAGCTGCAGGGAATCAAACGCGGCATCCTGGAAGTGGCGGACATGGTCGCCATCAACAAGGCGGATGGGGACAACACGCCGCGCGCCCTGCGGGCCCAGGCCCAGTACCGCGCCGCCCTGCACCTCATGCGCGCGGGCGCCGAGCCCGAGGTCCTCACGTGCAGCGCCCTGGAGGGCACGGGCATCGCCGCGCTGTGGTCCTCCATCGAGACGCACCTCGGCACCCGCTCGGCTTCCGGGGAGCTCGCCCGCCGCCGTCGGTCACAGCAGGTGGACTGGATGTGGGGGATGATCCAGGACGGACTGCGAGCGGCCCTGCGGGCGCACCCCGAGGTGGCCGCCCTCATTCCCGCCCTGGAGAACGAGGTGCGCGAGGGACATGTCACCCCGACATCCGCCGCACTGCGCGTGTTGAATTGTTTCCTGCCGAAACCGCCCGCATGA
- a CDS encoding methylmalonyl-CoA mutase family protein has translation MRNVQLTPVPSPYKPRFHVRIVTAASLFDGHDAAINVMRRLMQASGAEIIHLGHNRSVAEIVDCAIQEDAQGIAITSYQGGHVEFFKYMIDLLRERGANIKVFGGGGGTILPAEIEELHRYGVSRIYSPDDGRAMGLQGMIDDLISQCDFEKRSADFKPLLDAPSLREPARLASLITVAENFPTVGEELRGALSRLVEKGPRVPVLGITGTGGAGKSSLVDELVRRFLADFPDKTLAVLSVDPSKRKSGGALLGDRIRMNSIDHPRVYMRSMATRQSNLALSKHVGDSIEICKAAGFDLIVVETSGIGQSDTEITEHSDVSLYVMTAEYGAATQLEKIDMLDFADVIAINKFDKRGSLDALRDVRKQWKRNHNAFTTPDEALPVYGTIASQFNDPGMNQLYRAIIDTISKRTGAPLQSGFQLTPGMSEKKWIIPPERTRYLAEIVETCEGYDRFVRSQAAIARRMYQLHGTIEALRANVGKKHLEIVEPKDTSDVVHVTERVEGEPAYLGELVELYRDLESRLHADCRRLLSEWPATKRRYAASKYQFQVRDKVIELDLYTESLSHLRIPKIALPRYEDWGDILTWLLRENAPGAFPFTAGVFPLKRENEDPARMFAGEGGPERTNKRFHYVSRGLPAKRLSTAFDSVTLYGEDPDFRPDIYGKVGNSGVSIANVDDAKKLYSGFDLADPTTSVSMTINGPAPMLLGFFLNAAVDQQCEKWIRAQGLVGEIDKKIDALYQERGLPRPRYQGDLPQGNDGLGLLLLGVSGDEVLPRDVYERIRASTLQSVRGTVQADILKEDQAQNTCIFSTEFALRLMGDIQQYFIDKKVRNFYSVSISGYHIAEAGANPISQLAFTLANGFTFVEYYLSRGMHIDDFAPNLSFFFSNGMDPEYSVLGRVARRIWAKAMRDKYGGNDRSQKLKYHIQTSGRSLHAQEIAFNDIRTTLQALLALNDNCNSLHTNAYDEAITTPTEESVRRALAIQLVINKEFGLSKNENPNQGSFIIEELTDLVEAAVLTEFRSISERGGVLGAMERMYQRSKIQEESLYYETLKHDGTLPIIGVNTFLDPKGSPTVTPPEVIRANREEKDYAIASRDAFRKRNEQSASQALEAVRRAALDNGNIFTALMDACKVCTLGQISRTLYEVGGQYRRNM, from the coding sequence GTGAGAAACGTTCAACTGACTCCCGTTCCCAGCCCCTACAAGCCACGTTTCCACGTGCGGATCGTGACGGCGGCTTCGCTCTTCGACGGCCACGACGCGGCCATCAACGTGATGCGCCGCCTCATGCAGGCTTCCGGCGCGGAGATCATCCACCTGGGCCACAACCGCTCGGTGGCGGAGATCGTCGACTGCGCCATCCAGGAGGATGCCCAGGGCATCGCCATCACCTCCTACCAGGGCGGCCACGTCGAGTTCTTCAAGTACATGATCGATCTGCTGCGCGAGCGCGGCGCGAACATCAAGGTGTTCGGCGGTGGAGGCGGCACCATCCTCCCCGCGGAGATCGAGGAGCTCCACCGCTACGGCGTGTCGCGCATCTACTCGCCGGACGACGGCCGCGCCATGGGCCTGCAGGGGATGATCGACGACCTCATCTCCCAGTGTGACTTCGAGAAGCGCTCCGCGGACTTCAAGCCGCTGCTCGACGCGCCCTCCTTGCGCGAGCCCGCCCGGCTGGCCTCGCTCATCACCGTCGCGGAGAACTTCCCCACCGTGGGCGAGGAACTCCGGGGAGCGCTCTCCCGCCTCGTCGAGAAGGGCCCCAGGGTCCCCGTGCTCGGCATCACCGGCACTGGAGGCGCGGGCAAGTCGAGCCTCGTCGACGAGCTCGTCCGGCGCTTCCTCGCCGACTTCCCGGACAAGACGCTCGCGGTGCTCTCCGTGGATCCGTCCAAGCGCAAGTCCGGCGGCGCGCTGCTCGGCGATCGCATCCGCATGAACTCCATCGACCATCCGCGCGTGTACATGCGTTCGATGGCCACGCGCCAGAGCAACCTCGCCCTGTCCAAGCACGTCGGTGACTCGATCGAGATCTGCAAGGCCGCCGGGTTCGATCTCATCGTGGTGGAGACCTCGGGCATCGGCCAGTCCGACACGGAGATCACCGAGCACTCGGACGTGTCGCTCTACGTGATGACGGCCGAGTACGGCGCCGCGACGCAGCTCGAGAAGATCGACATGCTCGACTTCGCCGACGTCATCGCCATCAACAAGTTCGACAAGCGCGGCTCGCTCGACGCGCTGCGCGACGTGCGCAAGCAGTGGAAGCGCAACCACAACGCCTTCACCACGCCCGACGAGGCCCTGCCCGTCTACGGCACCATCGCCTCGCAGTTCAACGACCCGGGCATGAACCAGCTCTACCGGGCCATCATCGACACCATCTCCAAGCGCACCGGGGCGCCGCTCCAGTCGGGCTTCCAGCTCACCCCGGGCATGAGCGAGAAGAAGTGGATCATCCCGCCCGAGCGCACCCGCTACCTCGCGGAGATCGTCGAGACGTGCGAGGGGTATGACCGGTTCGTCCGCTCGCAGGCGGCGATCGCCCGGCGGATGTACCAGCTTCACGGCACCATCGAGGCGCTGCGCGCCAACGTGGGCAAGAAGCACCTGGAGATCGTCGAGCCCAAGGACACCTCGGACGTGGTGCACGTCACCGAGCGCGTGGAAGGGGAGCCGGCCTACCTGGGCGAGCTGGTGGAGCTCTACCGCGACCTGGAGTCGCGCCTGCACGCGGACTGCCGGCGGCTGTTGAGCGAGTGGCCCGCCACCAAGCGCCGCTACGCGGCGTCCAAGTACCAGTTCCAGGTGCGCGACAAGGTCATCGAGCTGGATCTCTACACCGAGTCGCTCTCGCACCTGCGCATCCCGAAGATCGCGCTGCCGCGCTACGAGGACTGGGGCGACATCCTCACGTGGCTCTTGCGCGAGAACGCCCCGGGGGCCTTCCCGTTCACCGCGGGCGTCTTCCCCCTCAAGCGCGAGAACGAGGACCCGGCGCGCATGTTCGCCGGAGAGGGTGGCCCCGAGCGCACCAACAAGCGCTTCCACTACGTCTCGCGCGGGCTGCCCGCCAAGCGCCTGTCCACGGCGTTCGACTCGGTCACGCTCTACGGCGAGGATCCGGATTTCCGGCCGGACATCTACGGCAAGGTCGGCAACTCGGGCGTGTCGATCGCCAACGTGGACGACGCCAAGAAGCTCTACTCGGGCTTCGATCTGGCGGACCCGACCACGTCCGTGTCCATGACCATCAACGGCCCGGCGCCCATGCTGCTCGGGTTCTTCCTCAACGCCGCGGTGGACCAGCAGTGCGAGAAGTGGATCCGCGCCCAGGGCCTGGTGGGGGAGATCGACAAGAAGATCGATGCCCTCTACCAGGAGCGCGGCCTGCCCCGGCCCCGCTACCAGGGCGATCTGCCGCAGGGCAACGACGGGCTCGGCCTGCTGCTGCTCGGCGTGTCCGGTGACGAGGTGCTGCCGCGCGACGTGTACGAGCGCATCCGCGCCTCCACGCTCCAGTCCGTGCGTGGCACCGTGCAGGCCGACATCCTCAAGGAGGACCAGGCCCAGAACACCTGCATCTTCTCGACGGAGTTCGCCCTGCGGCTCATGGGCGACATCCAGCAGTACTTCATCGACAAGAAGGTGCGGAATTTCTACTCGGTGTCCATCTCCGGCTACCACATCGCCGAGGCCGGGGCGAACCCCATCTCCCAGCTCGCCTTCACGCTGGCCAACGGCTTCACCTTCGTCGAGTACTACCTGTCGCGCGGGATGCACATCGACGACTTCGCGCCCAACCTGTCGTTCTTCTTCTCCAACGGCATGGATCCCGAGTACTCGGTGCTCGGACGCGTGGCCCGCCGCATCTGGGCCAAGGCGATGCGCGACAAGTACGGCGGCAATGACCGCTCGCAGAAGCTCAAGTACCATATCCAGACGTCCGGCCGGAGCCTCCACGCCCAGGAGATCGCCTTCAACGACATCCGCACCACGTTGCAGGCCCTGCTCGCGCTCAACGACAACTGCAATTCCTTGCACACCAATGCCTATGACGAGGCCATCACCACTCCCACCGAGGAGAGTGTGCGGCGCGCGCTCGCCATCCAGCTCGTCATCAACAAGGAATTCGGTCTGTCCAAGAACGAGAACCCCAACCAGGGCTCCTTCATCATCGAGGAGCTGACGGACCTGGTGGAGGCCGCCGTGCTCACCGAGTTCCGCTCCATCTCCGAGCGGGGCGGGGTGCTCGGGGCGATGGAGCGCATGTACCAGCGCTCGAAGATCCAGGAGGAGTCGCTCTACTACGAGACCCTCAAGCACGACGGCACGCTTCCCATCATCGGCGTGAACACCTTCCTGGATCCCAAGGGCTCGCCCACCGTGACGCCGCCCGAGGTCATCCGCGCCAACCGCGAGGAGAAGGATTACGCCATCGCCTCGCGCGATGCCTTCCGCAAGCGCAACGAGCAGTCTGCTTCCCAGGCGCTCGAGGCCGTGCGGCGCGCCGCGCTCGACAATGGCAACATCTTCACCGCGCTGATGGACGCCTGTAAGGTCTGCACGCTCGGGCAGATCTCCCGCACGCTGTACGAGGTGGGCGGGCAGTACCGGCGCAACATGTAA
- a CDS encoding alkene reductase encodes MEAKPSLFSPFRLGGLELKNRMVMAPMTRSRALEGNVPNPLATTYYVQRASAGLLITEATQVSRQGVGYIRTPGIHSPEQVRGWKTLTDAVHAAGGIIYAQLWHVGRMSHPEFQGGARPVAPSAIAADGTVFTSQGMTPLVTPRALDTSELPDVVAQFRRAAENAKAAGFDGVELHGANGYLLDQFLRDGSNHRTDAYGGSIANRARLPLEVTEAVVDVWGAGRVGYKLSPTFSMFSMSDSTPVETFTYFTRKLNELGIGYLHVTESLPSESVPVKARISPLLREAFKGAFIVNGGYDARAGQEALERGEADLVAYGVPFLANPDLPERYKRGGPFNEPDRATFYSGEEKGYTDYPALR; translated from the coding sequence ATGGAAGCAAAACCGAGCCTTTTCTCTCCGTTCCGTCTGGGTGGTCTCGAGCTGAAGAACCGGATGGTGATGGCGCCCATGACGCGCAGCCGCGCGCTCGAGGGCAATGTTCCCAATCCCCTGGCGACCACCTACTACGTCCAGCGCGCCTCGGCCGGACTGCTCATCACCGAGGCCACCCAGGTGAGCCGGCAGGGAGTGGGCTACATCCGCACGCCGGGCATCCACTCGCCCGAGCAGGTGCGCGGCTGGAAGACGCTGACCGACGCGGTGCATGCGGCGGGGGGAATCATCTACGCCCAGCTCTGGCACGTGGGGCGGATGTCCCATCCCGAGTTCCAAGGAGGCGCCCGCCCCGTCGCCCCATCGGCGATCGCGGCGGACGGGACGGTGTTCACCTCCCAGGGAATGACGCCGCTGGTGACGCCGCGGGCGCTCGACACGAGCGAGTTGCCGGACGTCGTCGCGCAGTTCCGGCGCGCGGCCGAGAACGCCAAGGCGGCGGGCTTCGACGGCGTCGAGCTGCATGGCGCCAATGGCTACCTGCTCGATCAATTCCTGCGCGATGGCTCCAACCACCGCACGGACGCCTATGGAGGCAGCATCGCGAATCGCGCGCGGCTGCCGCTGGAGGTCACCGAGGCGGTGGTGGACGTCTGGGGCGCCGGGCGGGTCGGCTACAAGCTCTCACCGACCTTCTCCATGTTCTCGATGTCGGACAGCACGCCCGTCGAGACGTTCACCTACTTCACCCGGAAGCTGAACGAGCTCGGCATCGGCTACCTGCACGTGACGGAGTCCCTCCCGAGCGAGTCCGTCCCGGTGAAGGCTCGCATCTCGCCCCTCCTGCGCGAGGCGTTCAAGGGCGCCTTCATCGTGAACGGGGGCTACGACGCGCGCGCCGGCCAGGAGGCACTCGAGCGGGGCGAGGCGGATCTCGTCGCCTACGGCGTGCCGTTCCTCGCCAACCCGGATCTGCCCGAGCGCTACAAGCGGGGCGGTCCGTTCAACGAACCCGACCGGGCGACCTTCTACTCGGGCGAGGAGAAGGGCTACACCGACTACCCCGCGCTGCGATGA
- a CDS encoding AraC family transcriptional regulator gives MSVAPKKLSERPAPVEQSAADVLADVLDSMRLTTLMHGGFDLGAPWGLRFPGIEAAHLIVVGQGRARLELDGERTPSTLAAGDLALLPLGGSYSLRDAEGSPLHVLGQGECERNRTVGPIRVGGDGDRTRLVTGSFQFGTTSRAPLFKKLPRVLHVAADDPDAASSLASTVQLLLAESASPRPGTTVIMARLAEILLVQALRTHVEKPGLCSLVDPPIAKALALIHERPAEDWSVERLATAVALSRSGFAARFSTIVGDPPLEYLARWRMTKAAQSLRETALSLGEIARQVGYQSEASFNRAFKRWEGVAPGTYRRERRPRLG, from the coding sequence ATGTCAGTTGCTCCAAAAAAATTGTCCGAGCGTCCAGCCCCCGTGGAGCAGTCCGCCGCCGATGTCCTGGCGGATGTATTGGATTCGATGCGCCTGACGACGCTCATGCATGGCGGCTTCGATCTGGGCGCGCCCTGGGGCCTGCGGTTTCCTGGCATCGAGGCCGCGCACCTCATCGTCGTGGGGCAGGGCCGTGCCCGGCTCGAGCTCGATGGAGAGCGCACCCCCAGCACGCTCGCCGCGGGCGACCTGGCCTTGCTGCCACTCGGAGGGAGCTACTCGCTGCGTGACGCCGAGGGGAGCCCGCTCCATGTCCTGGGCCAGGGCGAATGCGAGCGAAACCGCACGGTGGGGCCCATCCGGGTGGGCGGCGACGGCGACCGGACCCGCCTCGTCACGGGCTCGTTCCAGTTCGGCACCACCTCTCGCGCGCCCCTGTTCAAGAAACTCCCGCGCGTCCTCCATGTCGCCGCGGATGATCCGGATGCCGCCTCCTCGCTGGCGTCCACCGTGCAATTGCTCCTCGCGGAGAGCGCCTCGCCCCGTCCGGGCACCACGGTCATCATGGCCCGGCTGGCGGAGATCCTGCTGGTCCAGGCCCTGCGCACCCATGTCGAGAAGCCGGGCCTGTGCTCGCTCGTGGATCCTCCCATCGCCAAGGCGCTCGCGCTCATCCACGAGCGGCCCGCCGAGGACTGGAGCGTCGAGCGCCTCGCGACGGCCGTGGCGCTCTCGCGCTCGGGTTTCGCCGCGCGCTTCAGCACGATCGTGGGAGACCCGCCGTTGGAGTACCTCGCGCGGTGGCGGATGACGAAGGCCGCCCAGTCCCTGCGGGAAACCGCGCTGTCCCTGGGAGAGATCGCGCGGCAGGTCGGCTACCAGAGCGAGGCGTCGTTCAACCGGGCCTTCAAGCGCTGGGAGGGAGTGGCCCCGGGCACGTACCGCCGGGAGCGGCGTCCTCGCCTCGGATAG
- a CDS encoding TetR/AcrR family transcriptional regulator, with amino-acid sequence MRYGPEHKQSTHTRILSAAESLFRKHGFEGASVERVMRAAGLTVGGFYAHFASKEALVVESLRAFLQQSRARWGAGLEELRGQEWLGHFVRRYLNQQRRDDPTMACIMPSVWSDLTRSSPEVQAMLAEELDALARDAQAHLEDEPDLTARQKALATIVVCFGAMTLARATVSQPLSDELLAAARALLLNRGDAPPASPAPSGPKRRA; translated from the coding sequence ATGAGATACGGACCCGAGCACAAGCAGTCGACGCACACGCGCATCCTCTCGGCCGCGGAGTCGCTCTTCCGCAAGCATGGCTTCGAGGGGGCGAGCGTGGAGCGGGTCATGCGCGCCGCGGGCCTGACGGTGGGGGGCTTCTACGCGCACTTCGCCTCGAAGGAGGCGCTGGTCGTGGAGAGCCTGCGGGCCTTCCTCCAGCAGAGCCGGGCGCGGTGGGGAGCGGGGCTCGAGGAGCTCAGGGGCCAGGAGTGGCTGGGCCACTTCGTGCGCCGCTACCTCAACCAGCAGCGCCGGGATGACCCGACGATGGCCTGCATCATGCCCTCCGTCTGGTCTGACCTCACGCGCTCCTCTCCCGAGGTGCAGGCCATGCTCGCCGAGGAACTCGACGCGCTGGCCCGCGACGCCCAGGCGCACCTGGAGGACGAGCCGGACCTGACGGCGCGCCAGAAGGCGTTGGCGACAATCGTGGTGTGCTTCGGGGCCATGACGCTGGCGCGGGCCACGGTGTCCCAGCCACTCTCGGACGAGCTGCTCGCGGCCGCGCGGGCGCTCCTGCTGAACCGGGGGGATGCACCGCCCGCCTCCCCTGCCCCGTCCGGGCCCAAGCGGCGCGCCTAG
- the fabF gene encoding beta-ketoacyl-ACP synthase II → MEKRRVVVTGLGLISPCGTGVEKSWEALVRGQSGVGPITLFDASGLDCRIAGEVKDFRPEDFIDRRELRRMDRFCQFAVSAADMAMKDSGLAITPQNAERVAVLVGSGIGGIGSLEETYRRVLEKGADRISPFFILQMIINMAPGHISLRHGIKGPSWSTNSACATSAHALGEALRGIQRGDYDAAVVGGAEAPITVLGVGGFAAMKALSTRNDAPERASRPFDVDRDGFVVAEGAGMLVLETWEHARERGAKVYAELSGYGASSDAYHVTHPAPGHEGAQRSMRLALADARLEPSDIGYINAHGTSTDVGDALEMEGIARVFGEAAQRVAVSSTKSMTGHMNGAAGAAEAVISVLALQRGVLPPTINLEKQDPRITLDCIPQRARERRVEAVMSNSFGFGGTNVSLVFQRPA, encoded by the coding sequence ATGGAGAAGCGACGCGTGGTGGTGACCGGGCTGGGGCTCATCAGCCCCTGTGGCACGGGCGTGGAGAAGAGCTGGGAGGCGCTCGTGCGGGGCCAGAGCGGCGTGGGGCCCATCACGCTCTTCGACGCGAGCGGGTTGGACTGCCGCATCGCCGGAGAGGTGAAGGACTTCCGCCCCGAGGACTTCATCGATCGGCGGGAGCTGCGGCGGATGGACCGGTTCTGTCAGTTCGCGGTGAGCGCCGCGGACATGGCGATGAAGGACTCGGGACTGGCCATCACCCCCCAGAACGCCGAGCGGGTGGCGGTGCTCGTCGGCTCGGGGATTGGTGGCATCGGCAGCCTGGAGGAGACGTACCGGCGGGTGCTGGAGAAGGGGGCGGACCGCATCAGCCCCTTCTTCATCCTGCAGATGATCATCAACATGGCGCCGGGCCACATCTCCCTGCGCCATGGCATCAAGGGCCCGAGCTGGTCCACCAACTCCGCGTGCGCCACCAGCGCCCACGCCCTGGGCGAGGCCCTGCGGGGCATCCAGCGCGGTGACTACGATGCCGCCGTGGTCGGTGGTGCCGAGGCGCCCATCACGGTTTTGGGCGTGGGCGGCTTCGCGGCGATGAAGGCGCTGTCCACGCGCAATGACGCCCCCGAGCGCGCCAGCCGGCCCTTCGACGTGGATCGCGACGGCTTCGTGGTGGCCGAGGGCGCGGGGATGCTGGTGCTGGAGACGTGGGAGCACGCCCGGGAGCGCGGCGCGAAGGTCTACGCGGAGCTGTCCGGCTATGGCGCCAGCTCGGACGCGTACCACGTGACGCACCCCGCGCCCGGCCACGAGGGCGCCCAGCGCAGCATGCGGCTGGCCCTGGCGGACGCGCGGCTCGAGCCCTCGGACATCGGCTACATCAACGCCCATGGCACGTCCACGGACGTCGGCGACGCGCTGGAGATGGAGGGCATCGCGCGGGTGTTCGGCGAGGCGGCCCAGCGGGTCGCCGTCTCCTCCACCAAGTCCATGACGGGGCACATGAATGGCGCGGCCGGCGCGGCCGAGGCCGTCATCAGCGTGCTGGCGCTCCAGCGCGGTGTCCTGCCCCCCACGATCAATCTCGAGAAGCAGGATCCCCGAATCACCCTCGACTGCATCCCCCAGCGCGCGCGCGAGCGGCGGGTGGAGGCGGTGATGAGCAACTCGTTCGGCTTCGGGGGGACGAACGTGTCGCTCGTGTTCCAGCGGCCGGCATGA
- a CDS encoding M91 family zinc metallopeptidase, with product MMKVNRPNVSPLPSTTSTARSAPTSPTSPTKASAPTQQTSATAPAAPPPVTDSLAPAAQQGSVNLTGTPARPAPAPPPLPRAPVYGQRPRAPSPDELKNGRESLKKTDHGMVHPDLPGIRTRRDKLEPHEFADHTRDSRASIHTLMENNPDGTQSDGNKMLTDINGSTARLNKGALGTTQKPATAVDIHAGNKMTHGPRHGEFDENAIRNDLAALKEGDSKGMAKVVEKHTQKALLETNPAYRTSGHAGEGRASKVTYNANEASSPQNRANSMGHEMVHAHRAAHGMQVGTVQQSNLQHHPVFQAADEVEAGGGQRLQGKINFHAQLKEEFETVGMQPTPGRPNAPSENKIRQQLGMPQRTDYSGYTPEDAAAGLQDMKKMPDTRTAWQKVSNKPIPGQEQRASGVQHIIDHLEK from the coding sequence ATGATGAAGGTCAACCGGCCGAACGTCAGCCCCCTCCCCTCGACGACCTCGACGGCACGCAGCGCGCCGACTTCGCCGACTTCTCCCACCAAAGCCTCGGCGCCCACGCAGCAGACCAGCGCCACGGCCCCCGCGGCCCCGCCCCCGGTCACGGATTCACTCGCTCCGGCCGCGCAGCAGGGGAGCGTCAACCTGACGGGCACCCCCGCGCGCCCTGCTCCCGCGCCGCCTCCCCTGCCCCGGGCCCCCGTGTACGGCCAGCGTCCCCGCGCACCGAGCCCGGACGAACTCAAGAATGGCCGGGAGTCGCTCAAGAAGACCGACCACGGCATGGTGCATCCGGACCTGCCGGGCATCCGCACCCGCCGGGACAAACTGGAGCCCCATGAGTTCGCCGATCACACGCGCGACTCCCGGGCCTCCATCCACACGCTGATGGAGAACAATCCGGATGGGACGCAGTCCGACGGCAACAAGATGCTGACGGACATCAACGGCAGCACCGCGAGACTCAATAAGGGCGCCCTGGGGACGACCCAGAAACCGGCGACGGCCGTGGACATCCACGCCGGCAACAAGATGACCCACGGGCCCCGGCACGGCGAGTTCGACGAGAATGCCATCCGCAACGATCTGGCCGCTCTGAAAGAGGGTGACTCGAAGGGCATGGCCAAGGTGGTTGAGAAGCACACGCAGAAGGCGCTCCTCGAAACAAACCCGGCCTACCGTACCAGTGGTCACGCGGGCGAGGGCCGGGCCAGCAAGGTGACCTACAACGCCAATGAAGCCAGCTCCCCCCAGAATCGCGCCAACAGCATGGGGCATGAGATGGTTCACGCCCATCGCGCGGCCCATGGCATGCAGGTGGGAACGGTGCAGCAAAGCAATCTCCAGCACCACCCCGTCTTCCAAGCAGCCGACGAGGTGGAAGCCGGAGGCGGCCAACGGCTTCAGGGGAAGATCAACTTCCACGCCCAGCTCAAGGAAGAGTTCGAGACGGTGGGGATGCAACCGACCCCGGGCCGTCCCAATGCGCCGTCGGAGAACAAGATCCGCCAGCAGCTCGGGATGCCGCAGCGCACGGACTACTCGGGCTATACCCCCGAGGATGCCGCGGCGGGTCTGCAGGACATGAAGAAGATGCCCGATACCCGGACCGCCTGGCAGAAGGTCAGCAACAAGCCCATCCCCGGACAGGAGCAACGGGCCTCGGGCGTCCAGCACATCATCGACCACCTGGAGAAGTGA
- a CDS encoding M91 family zinc metallopeptidase, whose translation MKVNRPTVSPPPSTTSTARSAPTSPTSPTTPTAPTQNTSATARTAPPPVTDSLVPAAQQGSVNLTGTAARPPPAPPPLPRTPLFNQRPSNNAGTSPSHLDQIKNGEVSLKPADHGVVHPDLPGIRTRRNAFAQPHEFADFTRDARASTHRLMENDTGRQMLTDINNKTEQLNPGATGTPQKPLTAVDIHSANSMTHSPRVSAFASDADKLAESRPAYRFDGKPGTGAASTVKYNPNGGKIDSTDVALHPGDFRANSLGHEMVHAHRAAHGVQVAPLEVSKHAQHPALKPFEPKNPGEVNYPKEVINQHALLKEEFETVGLQRTPGNPDAPTENKIRKELGMPPRKDYSGEVPGGANHQMLLEANKHVKNGLLTRLTQKEPPVAEIVNHLEK comes from the coding sequence ATGAAGGTCAATCGGCCGACTGTCAGCCCTCCCCCCTCGACGACCTCGACGGCACGTAGCGCGCCGACCTCGCCGACTTCTCCCACCACCCCCACGGCGCCCACGCAGAACACCAGCGCCACGGCCCGCACGGCCCCGCCCCCGGTCACGGATTCGCTCGTTCCGGCCGCGCAGCAGGGGAGCGTCAACCTGACGGGCACCGCCGCGCGCCCTCCTCCCGCGCCGCCTCCCCTGCCCCGAACCCCCTTGTTCAACCAGCGTCCCAGCAACAACGCGGGCACATCCCCTTCCCACCTGGACCAGATCAAGAATGGCGAGGTGTCGCTCAAGCCGGCGGACCACGGTGTCGTGCATCCGGACCTGCCGGGCATCCGCACCCGCCGGAATGCATTCGCGCAGCCCCATGAGTTCGCCGACTTCACGCGTGACGCCCGCGCCTCCACGCACAGGCTGATGGAGAATGACACCGGCCGGCAGATGCTGACGGACATCAACAACAAGACCGAGCAGCTCAACCCCGGCGCCACGGGAACGCCTCAGAAGCCGCTGACGGCCGTGGACATCCACTCCGCCAATAGCATGACCCACAGCCCCCGGGTCTCGGCATTCGCCTCCGATGCGGACAAGCTCGCGGAGTCCAGGCCCGCGTACCGCTTCGATGGCAAGCCGGGCACGGGCGCGGCCAGCACCGTCAAATACAATCCGAATGGCGGCAAGATCGATTCCACGGACGTGGCGCTGCATCCCGGGGACTTCCGCGCCAACAGCCTGGGACATGAGATGGTTCACGCCCATCGCGCGGCCCATGGCGTCCAGGTCGCTCCGCTGGAAGTCAGCAAGCATGCCCAGCACCCCGCGCTCAAGCCCTTCGAGCCCAAGAATCCAGGGGAGGTGAACTATCCCAAGGAGGTCATCAACCAGCACGCCCTCCTCAAGGAGGAGTTCGAGACGGTGGGCCTCCAGCGCACTCCGGGCAATCCCGATGCTCCGACGGAGAACAAGATCCGCAAGGAGCTCGGGATGCCCCCGCGCAAGGACTACTCGGGTGAGGTCCCCGGGGGCGCCAACCACCAAATGCTGCTGGAGGCCAACAAGCACGTCAAAAACGGTCTCTTGACGCGGCTCACACAGAAGGAGCCGCCCGTCGCCGAGATCGTCAACCATTTGGAGAAGTGA